A genomic region of Exiguobacterium sp. Helios contains the following coding sequences:
- the pepV gene encoding dipeptidase PepV, whose amino-acid sequence MVNWKEEVMARREDLLVDLKELLRIPSILDETTIQEGAPFGTEVKRALDWMLALGDRDRFITKNVDGYAGHLEYGQGDELLGILCHLDVVPAGGDNWTYGPFNPTLADGKLIARGAIDDKGPTMAAYYALKIVKELGLPLSKRIRLIAGGDEESEWRCVNHYFKHEEMPTLGFAPDADFPIINAEKGLYDGLLTQGKPVKAADTGYQLIRFEGGERPNMVPGHATATVHVAERGTVEEDFHQYLEKQGVTGTIKETAEGLIFDVIGVAAHAMEPDNGKNAALHLARFLHTLHLDYSGRRYLEMIVHMFRDSRGVALGVAASDETGDLTINGGVFRYENGQGTASINIRYPYSADFTERLQLIKEAASAYGFELQTRTHMPPHHVDPNHELIRTLSAVYERQTNQKADLIAIGGGTYARSLTAGVAFGPVFPGGPEVAHQVDEYVDFEELLLAVAIYAEAIYELAK is encoded by the coding sequence ATGGTCAATTGGAAAGAAGAAGTCATGGCACGACGCGAAGATCTTTTAGTTGATTTAAAGGAATTGTTACGCATACCTAGTATTCTCGATGAAACAACGATTCAGGAAGGAGCTCCATTCGGAACCGAAGTCAAACGTGCGCTCGATTGGATGCTCGCGCTCGGGGACCGCGATAGATTCATCACGAAAAACGTTGATGGGTATGCCGGTCACCTTGAATATGGTCAAGGAGATGAATTGCTCGGTATTCTTTGCCACTTGGACGTCGTCCCAGCGGGCGGGGATAACTGGACGTACGGCCCATTTAATCCGACATTGGCTGACGGAAAATTGATTGCGCGGGGTGCGATTGATGACAAAGGACCGACGATGGCAGCATATTATGCCTTAAAAATCGTTAAAGAGTTGGGACTTCCGCTTTCAAAACGAATTCGTCTGATTGCCGGCGGGGACGAAGAAAGTGAATGGCGGTGTGTGAATCATTACTTCAAGCATGAAGAAATGCCGACGCTTGGATTTGCACCGGATGCTGATTTTCCAATCATCAATGCAGAAAAAGGATTGTACGACGGTCTGCTGACTCAAGGTAAACCGGTTAAAGCCGCAGATACAGGCTACCAACTGATTCGCTTTGAAGGCGGAGAACGTCCGAATATGGTACCGGGTCACGCGACAGCGACGGTACATGTCGCTGAGCGGGGAACGGTTGAAGAAGATTTCCACCAGTATTTAGAAAAGCAAGGTGTGACAGGGACAATCAAGGAGACGGCAGAAGGCCTCATCTTTGATGTGATTGGCGTCGCCGCCCATGCGATGGAACCGGACAACGGGAAAAATGCCGCCCTTCATCTGGCGCGTTTCTTGCATACGCTCCACTTGGATTACAGCGGCCGCCGTTATCTTGAAATGATCGTGCACATGTTCCGCGACTCACGCGGTGTTGCACTCGGAGTGGCGGCATCTGATGAAACAGGCGACCTGACGATCAACGGTGGAGTGTTCCGTTACGAAAACGGACAAGGGACAGCTTCAATCAATATCCGTTACCCTTACAGTGCCGATTTCACAGAACGGTTGCAATTGATTAAAGAAGCCGCGAGTGCATACGGATTCGAACTTCAAACACGGACGCATATGCCACCGCATCACGTCGATCCGAACCATGAACTGATCCGGACGCTCAGTGCGGTTTACGAACGGCAAACGAATCAAAAGGCCGACTTAATTGCGATCGGCGGCGGAACCTATGCCCGTTCATTGACAGCAGGTGTCGCATTTGGACCTGTTTTCCCTGGTGGACCGGAAGTTGCGCACCAGGTGGATGAGTATGTTGATTTTGAAGAACTCTTATTAGCCGTTGCCATCTATGCAGAGGCG